A window of the Thalassospira indica genome harbors these coding sequences:
- a CDS encoding HEPN domain-containing protein, translating to MAYYTQIAVFQSRSLKPPLPKIVVHPVKIELVSGPVDLKIPKQHTRIHVLGKSDKLVELGNLHLPKGHNYLILSVQSKDGSIEGLEELNGYLDRTITAVSFLYQPQFFFEQIYRGPLAGSKMAISAFTRAAEYEQIDSKFLADEIRNLYAKFSGDSKTFQRFTLMSKFYRRSLDFDPSEEKFLMLWTAFEVYPMDGTSNIKKLKELIEKITGRTIDEIERNIGIGRLYGLRCNLIHDGRLDKELFEDIFRKLELLLHEVFREMVRLPYSGSLERFFEKN from the coding sequence ATGGCCTATTATACACAAATAGCGGTTTTCCAATCTCGATCACTGAAGCCACCTCTACCTAAGATCGTAGTTCACCCGGTTAAAATTGAATTAGTTTCAGGGCCAGTAGACCTCAAGATTCCTAAACAACACACGCGCATCCACGTACTTGGGAAATCTGATAAACTGGTTGAACTCGGCAATTTACATTTACCTAAAGGCCATAACTACTTAATTCTCTCTGTTCAGAGCAAAGATGGGAGCATTGAGGGGCTGGAAGAGTTAAACGGATATTTGGATAGGACAATCACTGCGGTCTCTTTCCTGTATCAGCCTCAATTTTTCTTTGAACAAATTTATCGCGGCCCGCTCGCTGGCTCCAAAATGGCCATTTCCGCATTTACAAGAGCAGCAGAATACGAGCAGATTGACTCAAAATTTTTAGCAGATGAAATTCGGAACCTTTATGCAAAATTTTCTGGAGATTCTAAAACTTTTCAGCGCTTCACCTTAATGTCAAAATTCTACCGAAGGTCTCTAGACTTCGACCCAAGTGAAGAAAAGTTCTTGATGCTGTGGACTGCGTTTGAAGTATACCCAATGGACGGCACCTCAAACATTAAGAAACTGAAAGAACTCATTGAGAAGATTACCGGCCGCACGATAGACGAAATAGAGAGAAATATCGGAATTGGGCGGCTTTACGGTTTGAGGTGCAATCTCATTCACGACGGACGTCTTGATAAGGAATTGTTCGAAGATATTTTTCGAAAACTCGAATTACTATTACATGAGGTATTCAGGGAAATGGTTAGATTACCCTACTCTGGTAGCCTAGAACGATTTTTCGAAAAAAATTAA
- a CDS encoding IS3 family transposase (programmed frameshift) gives MPKSHFTDEFKINAVRQITERGYSVAEVSARLGVSTHSLYVWKKKFSKSPDTIAEADQQSSEIRRLKQELARITEERDILKKANRVLRQGCKMRYAFIDQHRRVYSVRTMCRCLQVHPSGFYAWQKKPHSARFLEDQRQTALVRQIWEDSGQVYGYRKIHDDLLDMGESCSPNRVARLARNAGIRARIGYKKRPGKYGGKPAVVADNKLDRQFDTARPNTVWVTDITYIKTQEGFAYLAVVIDLYSRMVVGWALKQRQDTEVVLQALLMAVWRRKPKNRVLIHSDQGSQYTSIDWAAFLRQHNLEHSMSRRGNCYDNAVAESFFNLLKRERIRCRVYKSRDEARQDVFDYIEMFYNPKRKHSTNGMLSPVEFERRKI, from the exons ATGCCCAAGAGTCATTTTACCGATGAGTTCAAAATCAATGCCGTTCGCCAGATTACAGAACGAGGTTACTCAGTAGCGGAAGTTTCTGCTCGTCTCGGTGTCAGCACACATTCCCTGTATGTGTGGAAGAAGAAGTTCAGCAAGTCCCCTGATACGATTGCTGAAGCTGATCAACAATCATCCGAGATACGCCGCCTGAAGCAAGAACTCGCGCGGATCACCGAGGAGCGCGATATTCTAAAAAAGGCAA ACCGCGTACTTCGCCAGGGATGCAAAATGAGGTACGCGTTTATTGACCAGCATCGCCGGGTCTACTCGGTGCGCACCATGTGCCGGTGTTTGCAGGTTCATCCCAGTGGCTTTTATGCCTGGCAGAAGAAACCACACAGCGCCCGGTTTCTGGAAGATCAAAGGCAGACCGCGCTTGTTCGCCAGATATGGGAAGACAGCGGTCAGGTATATGGCTACCGCAAAATCCATGATGATCTGCTGGATATGGGAGAGAGTTGCAGTCCGAACCGTGTTGCCCGACTGGCCCGCAATGCAGGCATACGCGCCCGGATCGGTTACAAGAAGCGTCCCGGCAAATATGGCGGCAAACCGGCTGTCGTCGCTGACAACAAACTGGATCGGCAGTTTGATACCGCCAGACCAAATACCGTTTGGGTGACCGATATCACCTATATCAAGACACAGGAAGGATTTGCGTATCTTGCCGTCGTAATTGACCTTTATTCCCGCATGGTGGTTGGCTGGGCATTGAAGCAGCGACAAGATACAGAGGTTGTTCTGCAAGCCTTGCTGATGGCCGTCTGGCGGCGTAAGCCAAAGAACAGGGTGCTGATCCATTCTGATCAGGGTTCCCAATATACCAGCATCGACTGGGCCGCTTTCCTTCGTCAGCACAATCTTGAACATAGTATGAGCCGCCGTGGGAACTGTTATGACAATGCTGTTGCCGAAAGTTTCTTCAACTTGCTTAAACGCGAACGCATCCGCTGCAGGGTCTATAAATCACGGGATGAGGCACGTCAGGATGTCTTCGATTACATAGAAATGTTCTACAACCCGAAGCGCAAACATAGTACCAACGGGATGTTGTCACCCGTCGAATTCGAAAGACGAAAAATCTGA
- a CDS encoding (R)-mandelonitrile lyase gives MEIKRAGSQASTVASPEYFTGQVRIEPIISAPDPARVAAANVTFEPGARTTWHTHPLGQTLIVTAGFGRVQRDGGPVEEIRPGDIVWFEPGEKHWHGAGPETAMTHIAIQEKLNGSPVDWLEPVTDADYLGQ, from the coding sequence ATGGAAATCAAACGCGCCGGATCGCAGGCCTCGACCGTTGCCTCACCCGAATATTTCACCGGGCAGGTCCGTATCGAGCCGATCATCAGTGCCCCTGATCCTGCACGCGTTGCGGCCGCCAATGTGACCTTTGAGCCGGGCGCGCGCACCACATGGCATACCCATCCGCTGGGCCAGACCCTGATTGTCACGGCTGGCTTTGGCCGCGTGCAACGCGACGGCGGCCCGGTCGAGGAAATCCGTCCCGGCGACATCGTCTGGTTTGAACCGGGTGAAAAGCACTGGCATGGGGCCGGCCCCGAAACCGCCATGACCCATATCGCCATTCAGGAAAAGCTCAATGGTTCGCCGGTGGATTGGCTCGAACCCGTGACCGATGCGGACTATCTCGGGCAATAA
- a CDS encoding DUF4336 domain-containing protein, which translates to MFSVDTYAPIDTPKQIAKDVWVIDGPIIGFQYAGLKLPFPTRMTIIRLQSGKLFVHSPIRLTEALKAEVDALGEVAYVIAPNTIHYAGVPDWQKAYPDAKAFCAPGVIKRAKSVGIAVAFDAELADTPESEWAGEIEQVLVRGSYLNEAVFFHSKSKTLILTDLIENFEAPKIKSPIWRFMVRLFGTMDPHGSTPRDMRLTFAGYKDSVRKAVLTMIDWNPDYVVLAHGRCYDTNAVAELERAFSWVLK; encoded by the coding sequence ATGTTCTCTGTCGATACCTATGCCCCAATTGATACGCCCAAACAAATTGCCAAGGATGTCTGGGTGATTGATGGCCCGATCATCGGGTTTCAGTATGCCGGGCTTAAGCTGCCCTTCCCGACCCGGATGACAATCATCCGACTTCAAAGCGGTAAACTGTTTGTCCATTCGCCGATCCGCCTGACCGAGGCGCTTAAGGCCGAGGTCGATGCGCTGGGCGAGGTTGCCTATGTGATTGCGCCCAACACCATCCATTATGCCGGGGTGCCCGATTGGCAAAAGGCCTATCCGGATGCAAAGGCGTTCTGTGCACCCGGTGTGATCAAACGCGCCAAATCGGTCGGGATTGCGGTTGCGTTTGATGCGGAGCTTGCCGATACGCCGGAGTCTGAGTGGGCCGGTGAAATCGAACAGGTGTTGGTGCGGGGCAGTTACCTCAATGAGGCGGTGTTTTTCCACAGCAAGTCCAAAACCCTGATCCTGACCGACCTGATCGAAAACTTCGAAGCGCCTAAAATCAAAAGCCCGATCTGGCGGTTTATGGTCAGGCTGTTTGGCACCATGGACCCGCATGGCAGCACGCCACGCGACATGCGCCTGACCTTTGCCGGGTATAAGGACAGCGTGCGCAAGGCGGTCCTGACCATGATTGACTGGAACCCGGACTACGTCGTTCTGGCGCATGGGCGGTGTTACGACACCAATGCGGTGGCGGAGCTTGAGCGTGCCTTTTCCTGGGTTTTGAAGTAA
- a CDS encoding L-threonylcarbamoyladenylate synthase — protein MSPALTIRPYSEGALSQAAAKLRAGELVAFPTETVYGLGADATNADAVAGIYAAKKRPSFNPLISHFPDRDAAAKHAEFDDRADKLAAAFWPGALTLVLPRKADSDVCDLVTAGLPSIAVRVPAHPMARELLRAVGRPVAAPSANRSGKISPTTAAHVAQSLGNAIGMILDGGPCGVGLESTVIDLTTDRVVMLRPGGVTADQVSELLGTDVVMAESDDTAPKSPGMMTSHYAPGLPVRLEATSADPAKYGDEVLLGFGDCNTKGFDAVLWLSKSGNDIEAAANLFAKLHEADQSHFAGIAIAPIPDKGLGIAINDRLKRASAPRAPHDAK, from the coding sequence ATGTCCCCTGCCCTTACCATCCGCCCCTATTCCGAAGGCGCGCTTAGTCAGGCGGCAGCGAAGCTGCGCGCGGGCGAGCTGGTGGCCTTTCCGACCGAGACGGTTTACGGGTTGGGCGCGGATGCAACCAACGCCGATGCCGTGGCGGGGATTTATGCCGCCAAGAAACGGCCGAGCTTTAATCCGCTGATCAGCCATTTTCCCGACCGCGATGCGGCCGCCAAACATGCCGAATTTGATGACCGCGCCGACAAGCTGGCCGCGGCCTTTTGGCCGGGTGCCCTGACCCTTGTTTTGCCGCGCAAGGCGGACAGTGATGTTTGTGATCTGGTCACAGCCGGTCTTCCCAGCATTGCCGTGCGGGTTCCAGCCCATCCGATGGCGCGTGAATTGTTGCGCGCGGTAGGTCGCCCGGTCGCCGCCCCGTCCGCCAACCGATCGGGCAAGATCAGCCCGACCACCGCCGCCCACGTTGCGCAGTCGCTGGGTAATGCGATTGGCATGATCCTCGATGGTGGGCCGTGCGGTGTCGGGCTGGAAAGTACGGTGATTGACCTGACCACGGATCGGGTGGTGATGCTGCGCCCCGGCGGAGTGACAGCCGATCAGGTTTCAGAACTGCTGGGTACGGATGTTGTCATGGCAGAAAGCGATGACACCGCGCCCAAAAGCCCCGGCATGATGACCAGCCATTATGCACCGGGCCTGCCGGTGCGGCTTGAGGCCACCTCCGCCGATCCGGCGAAATATGGCGATGAGGTCCTGCTCGGCTTTGGCGATTGCAATACCAAGGGATTTGATGCGGTTCTTTGGCTGTCGAAATCGGGCAATGATATCGAGGCCGCCGCCAACCTGTTTGCCAAGCTGCATGAAGCCGATCAGAGCCACTTTGCCGGGATTGCGATTGCACCGATCCCCGATAAGGGACTGGGCATTGCGATCAATGACCGCCTGAAACGCGCAAGCGCCCCACGCGCGCCGCATGATGCCAAGTAA
- the cysQ gene encoding 3'(2'),5'-bisphosphate nucleotidase CysQ has translation MTIALPADAHALENGLIEIARKAGAAMMAIYQTDFEVRSKDDASPVTEADDAAEAVILPGLHALTPDVKIVSEESAAKGDVPDVNGDTDFFWLVDPLDGTKEFIKRNGEFTVNIALIAQGTPVLGVVYAPAIDKLYYGGPDGAKLIEGDLETKTTAISVRDMPADGVVVVGSRSHGDPEAMKAFLGDLAVKELRPAGSSLKLCLVAAGEADLYPRLGPTMEWDIGAGHAVLKAAGGVVENMDGSRFLYGKADFRNPFFIARSPSVPVTYQD, from the coding sequence ATGACCATTGCCCTGCCCGCCGATGCACATGCCCTTGAAAACGGATTGATCGAGATTGCCCGCAAGGCAGGTGCGGCGATGATGGCCATCTATCAGACCGATTTTGAAGTGCGTTCGAAGGATGACGCAAGCCCGGTGACCGAGGCCGATGATGCGGCAGAGGCCGTGATCCTGCCGGGCCTGCACGCCCTGACCCCGGATGTTAAAATCGTGTCGGAAGAAAGTGCCGCCAAGGGTGATGTGCCCGATGTGAATGGCGATACCGACTTTTTCTGGCTGGTCGATCCGCTGGATGGCACCAAGGAATTCATCAAGCGCAATGGCGAGTTCACGGTCAATATCGCGCTGATCGCCCAAGGCACGCCGGTTCTGGGCGTGGTTTATGCCCCGGCAATCGACAAGCTGTATTACGGCGGGCCAGATGGTGCGAAACTGATCGAGGGTGATCTGGAAACCAAGACCACCGCGATTTCTGTCCGTGACATGCCCGCGGATGGCGTTGTTGTCGTCGGATCACGATCCCACGGCGATCCGGAAGCGATGAAGGCGTTTCTGGGTGATCTTGCAGTCAAGGAACTGCGCCCGGCGGGAAGTTCGCTCAAGCTCTGCCTTGTTGCGGCGGGCGAAGCCGATCTGTATCCCCGCCTTGGCCCGACCATGGAATGGGATATCGGCGCGGGGCATGCGGTTTTGAAAGCCGCCGGTGGTGTGGTTGAAAATATGGACGGATCGCGATTCCTTTATGGCAAGGCCGACTTCCGCAACCCGTTCTTCATCGCGCGCAGCCCATCGGTGCCGGTAACCTATCAGGATTAA
- the amrS gene encoding AmmeMemoRadiSam system radical SAM enzyme: MDVVSATYWHHLDDGRIQCDVCPRFCKLKDGQRGLCFVRARQGDQMVLTTWGRSSGFCIDPIEKKPLNHFLPGTPILSFGTAGCNLTCKFCQNYEISKAREMDKLSSLATPEMIAKTAKAHGCSAVAFTYNDPVIFLEYAVDVAQACREMGIRTVAVTAGYIGDKAREEFFRHMDAANVDLKGFTDRFYHQLCSAHLDDVLETLKYLRHETGVWMELTNLVIPGENDGDAEFAEMTQWVHEELGPDVPMHFSAFHPDWKMMDTQPTPPETLVRARKIAMNNGIRYAYVGNVHDKSHSSTFCHGCGDILIGRDWYQLSDWNLDAHGACKSCGTHCAGVFRATPGTWGPKRQPVRLMAGQ; encoded by the coding sequence ATGGATGTCGTCTCAGCTACATATTGGCACCATCTCGACGATGGCCGTATTCAGTGCGATGTCTGCCCGCGTTTTTGCAAGCTGAAAGACGGGCAGCGGGGCTTGTGTTTTGTCCGCGCCCGCCAAGGCGATCAGATGGTGCTGACCACTTGGGGCCGATCATCGGGCTTTTGTATTGATCCGATTGAAAAGAAGCCGCTCAATCATTTTCTGCCCGGCACGCCGATCCTGTCCTTTGGCACGGCGGGCTGTAACCTGACCTGCAAGTTCTGCCAGAATTACGAAATCTCCAAAGCGCGCGAGATGGATAAGCTTTCATCCCTCGCCACCCCGGAAATGATCGCCAAAACCGCCAAAGCGCATGGTTGCTCGGCCGTCGCCTTTACCTATAATGATCCGGTGATCTTCCTTGAATATGCCGTTGACGTGGCGCAGGCCTGCCGGGAAATGGGCATTCGCACCGTCGCGGTTACCGCCGGTTACATTGGCGATAAGGCGCGCGAGGAATTTTTCCGCCACATGGATGCCGCCAATGTCGATCTGAAGGGGTTTACGGATCGCTTTTATCATCAGCTGTGCTCGGCCCATTTGGATGATGTGCTGGAAACGCTTAAATATCTCCGCCATGAAACCGGGGTGTGGATGGAACTGACCAACCTTGTCATTCCCGGCGAAAATGATGGCGACGCCGAGTTCGCGGAAATGACCCAGTGGGTCCATGAAGAACTCGGCCCCGATGTGCCAATGCATTTTTCGGCCTTTCATCCCGACTGGAAAATGATGGATACGCAGCCCACCCCGCCCGAAACTTTGGTGCGCGCACGCAAGATCGCCATGAATAACGGCATTCGTTATGCCTATGTCGGCAACGTGCATGACAAATCCCACAGCAGCACCTTCTGCCATGGCTGTGGCGATATCCTGATCGGGCGCGACTGGTATCAACTGTCTGACTGGAACCTTGATGCCCATGGCGCATGCAAAAGCTGTGGCACGCATTGTGCCGGTGTGTTTCGCGCAACGCCCGGCACATGGGGCCCGAAACGCCAGCCGGTGCGCTTGATGGCCGGGCAATAA
- a CDS encoding DMT family transporter: MKATAANAATPHRDRVPLAVGTIIFTVFALSLGDALIKQSSGQFVIWQIFVIRSAIAIPFLVGYLAIRVPSALRLGHAFGWTTLRSLLLVVMWICYYLSLPHLTLSVAAATYYTLPIFITLFSAITTRTKISKTGWLAVVIGFAGVLFILRPDAGNFNGYALLPLFAAMLYAVAMILTRTKCRDEHPIKLSLALNIAFVAVGAIAALVISLLSDDMRDGFLLAPWSTMNLTGLGTMALLAASILIGSIGAAIAYQNGPPAMIGTFDFAYVGFSFVWGVVFFAETPDALSLIGIVLIVGAGVMALRQ; this comes from the coding sequence ATGAAAGCGACTGCCGCCAACGCCGCCACCCCGCACCGTGATCGTGTCCCACTGGCTGTCGGGACGATCATTTTTACCGTTTTCGCCCTGTCACTGGGCGATGCGCTGATCAAGCAATCGAGCGGCCAGTTCGTCATCTGGCAAATATTCGTCATCAGATCGGCAATCGCCATTCCCTTTCTGGTGGGCTATCTGGCAATTCGTGTCCCGTCGGCCTTGCGCCTTGGTCATGCTTTTGGCTGGACCACGTTGCGCAGCCTTTTGCTGGTCGTGATGTGGATTTGCTATTATCTGTCCCTGCCGCATCTGACCCTGTCGGTGGCGGCGGCAACCTATTACACCTTGCCGATTTTCATCACGCTGTTTAGCGCCATCACGACCCGAACCAAAATCAGTAAAACAGGCTGGCTTGCCGTCGTCATCGGCTTTGCGGGTGTGCTGTTTATTCTGCGTCCGGATGCCGGAAACTTTAATGGTTATGCATTGCTGCCACTGTTTGCGGCCATGCTGTATGCGGTGGCGATGATCTTGACCCGCACCAAATGCCGGGACGAACATCCGATCAAGCTCTCGCTTGCGCTGAACATCGCCTTTGTTGCGGTCGGGGCGATTGCTGCGCTGGTGATCAGCCTGCTGTCTGATGATATGCGCGATGGCTTCCTTCTTGCCCCTTGGAGCACCATGAACCTAACCGGCTTGGGCACGATGGCGCTTCTGGCGGCATCCATCCTGATCGGCAGCATCGGGGCCGCCATTGCCTATCAAAACGGCCCGCCCGCCATGATCGGCACGTTTGATTTTGCCTATGTCGGGTTTTCGTTTGTCTGGGGTGTGGTCTTCTTTGCCGAAACCCCCGATGCTCTGTCTCTGATCGGCATTGTCCTGATTGTCGGGGCAGGGGTGATGGCGCTTCGCCAGTAA
- a CDS encoding FAD-binding oxidoreductase has protein sequence MSFLPEAALDQLKDLLGPKGFSMESDVLAAHNAEARGKFEGHAEIILFPASTEEVAKAVAICAAHDIAIVPQGGNTGRCGGAVADSKQVLINLKRMNRVIEIDERDFTATVEAGAILQNIQEAAEEHDLLFPLSLGAEGTCQIGGNLATNAGGLNVIRYGNARDLCLGLEVVLPDGAVWNGLSKLHKDNTGYDLRDLFIGAEGTLGIITKATLKLFAQPKHIATAWIAVPSPECAIDLLALARRHTGDAIAAFELISSFAHDLSVTYLKGLTRPLATKTDWHVLIELTSSRPNDDLETLLVDLLGQAVEIGLASDATLAQSEAQRENLWAIREGIPEAQGFEGGSIKHDVSVPISKVPDLLKRGMAAADALIPGIRPCPFGHVGDGNIHFNFTQPATMDKERYLAEWQSLNSVIHDIVTELGGSISAEHGIGQLKRDELALRADPVKLRLLKDIKRALDGKNRLNPDKVISFR, from the coding sequence ATGTCGTTCCTGCCAGAAGCCGCACTTGACCAATTAAAGGACCTGCTGGGACCCAAAGGTTTCAGCATGGAAAGCGACGTTTTGGCCGCCCACAACGCAGAGGCACGCGGCAAGTTTGAAGGCCATGCCGAGATCATCCTGTTTCCGGCCAGTACCGAAGAAGTCGCCAAGGCGGTTGCCATTTGTGCCGCACATGACATCGCGATTGTGCCGCAGGGTGGCAATACCGGGCGCTGCGGCGGGGCAGTTGCCGATAGCAAGCAGGTCCTGATCAACCTCAAACGCATGAACCGCGTCATCGAGATTGACGAGCGTGATTTTACCGCGACTGTCGAAGCCGGTGCGATCCTGCAAAACATTCAGGAAGCCGCCGAGGAGCACGATTTGCTTTTCCCGCTGTCACTGGGTGCCGAGGGAACCTGTCAGATTGGTGGCAACCTTGCGACCAATGCCGGGGGATTGAACGTTATTCGCTATGGCAATGCGCGTGATCTTTGCCTTGGGCTTGAGGTCGTGCTGCCCGATGGCGCGGTATGGAATGGGCTATCGAAGCTTCACAAGGACAATACCGGTTATGACCTGCGCGATTTGTTTATCGGCGCGGAAGGCACGCTTGGCATTATCACCAAGGCGACGCTGAAGCTTTTTGCCCAGCCAAAACACATCGCCACCGCCTGGATTGCCGTGCCATCGCCGGAATGTGCGATTGATCTTCTAGCCTTGGCGCGCCGCCATACCGGCGATGCGATTGCGGCGTTTGAGTTGATCAGCAGTTTCGCCCATGATCTGTCGGTAACGTATCTTAAGGGCCTGACGCGCCCGCTTGCGACCAAGACAGACTGGCATGTGTTGATCGAGCTGACCTCGTCACGCCCGAATGATGATCTGGAAACGCTTCTGGTGGACCTGTTGGGACAGGCGGTCGAGATTGGTCTTGCATCTGATGCCACCCTTGCCCAGTCCGAAGCGCAGCGTGAAAACCTTTGGGCGATCCGCGAAGGCATCCCCGAGGCGCAAGGCTTTGAAGGCGGATCGATCAAGCATGATGTGTCGGTGCCCATCTCGAAAGTGCCCGACCTTCTGAAACGCGGCATGGCGGCGGCAGATGCGCTTATTCCCGGCATTCGCCCCTGCCCGTTTGGCCATGTCGGCGATGGCAATATCCATTTCAATTTCACCCAGCCTGCCACCATGGACAAGGAGCGCTACCTTGCAGAGTGGCAAAGCCTGAACAGCGTCATTCACGACATCGTCACCGAGCTTGGCGGATCGATCAGTGCCGAGCACGGCATCGGGCAGCTTAAACGTGACGAGCTCGCGCTGCGCGCTGATCCCGTTAAGCTTCGGCTTCTGAAAGATATAAAACGGGCACTAGACGGGAAAAATAGATTAAATCCGGATAAAGTCATTTCATTCCGGTAA
- a CDS encoding DUF2750 domain-containing protein, which translates to MASKTQDDTRYADFIAEVAEWEGVWALYHNGWLLQTTATGDKFCPIFALRDEAKSFAAGIQSDHVPTAITLVELMESLMVQWRAENIMAGICPTPALPAIVVSPDQLSNDLMAALKDVMDERFGNQS; encoded by the coding sequence ATGGCAAGCAAGACACAAGATGATACGCGCTATGCCGATTTCATCGCCGAGGTGGCGGAATGGGAAGGTGTCTGGGCGCTGTATCATAATGGCTGGTTGCTGCAAACAACCGCGACCGGAGACAAATTCTGCCCGATCTTTGCGCTGCGTGATGAGGCCAAAAGCTTTGCGGCGGGCATCCAAAGCGACCATGTGCCGACCGCGATCACGCTTGTGGAACTGATGGAAAGCCTGATGGTGCAATGGCGGGCCGAAAACATCATGGCGGGCATTTGCCCGACCCCGGCCCTGCCCGCCATCGTGGTCAGCCCCGATCAGCTCAGCAATGACTTGATGGCAGCCCTTAAGGACGTCATGGACGAACGGTTTGGCAACCAAAGCTGA
- the amrB gene encoding AmmeMemoRadiSam system protein B: protein MSIIRPPAVAGTFYPADADLLRSEIDGLLDAALHSDAVSGSAIPKAIIVPHAGLMFSGSLAALGFATVRALRNTVKRIVIIGPAHRMAFQGIALARADQFATPLGSMRCDLPALQSALSLPHVQMLDEAHTLEHGLEIELPFIQRLFGEGADIGIVPLLVSRCSPRQVHEVIEKLWGGPETLIVISSDLSHFHDYDTAQRMDNRTRAMIENFDAENIDTSDACGALPVAGMLMAARNRAMKIKTLGMRNSGDVTGDKSRVVGYGAWAIYQADASDMAEDDETDFTKATENLIKAHGAEMLGLCRQSILHGIETGAPLQVSPNEFGPELSAPGACFVTLKKAGQLRGCIGSVMAHAPLATDLCENAFKAAFRDPRFAGLAPSEINDDLELSISVLSPPAPFAFDGEADLIGKLTPFEDGIILSDGNRRGLFLPQVWDQLPDPKDFLAYLKRKAGLPMDHWSPHMRAERFITRGISSKDVRPSGFWDQQD from the coding sequence ATGTCCATCATCCGCCCGCCTGCTGTTGCCGGGACGTTTTATCCGGCCGATGCCGACTTGCTTCGCAGCGAGATTGACGGGTTGTTGGATGCGGCCCTGCATTCAGACGCTGTATCGGGATCGGCGATCCCGAAGGCGATCATTGTGCCGCACGCGGGATTGATGTTTTCGGGTAGTCTCGCAGCCCTTGGCTTTGCCACGGTGCGCGCGCTTAGAAACACGGTCAAACGCATTGTGATTATTGGCCCGGCGCATCGCATGGCGTTTCAGGGGATTGCCTTGGCGCGCGCTGATCAGTTTGCGACGCCACTTGGGTCGATGCGCTGTGATTTGCCCGCCCTGCAATCAGCCCTTTCACTGCCGCATGTTCAGATGCTGGACGAAGCACACACGCTTGAGCACGGACTTGAGATTGAATTGCCGTTTATTCAGCGCCTGTTTGGCGAGGGGGCGGATATCGGCATTGTGCCGCTTTTGGTCAGCCGGTGCAGCCCGCGTCAGGTGCATGAGGTGATCGAAAAGCTTTGGGGCGGGCCGGAAACCCTGATCGTGATTTCATCGGATCTGTCGCATTTCCATGATTATGACACCGCCCAGCGCATGGATAACCGTACCCGAGCGATGATCGAGAATTTCGATGCCGAGAATATCGACACCAGTGATGCCTGTGGTGCGTTGCCTGTTGCCGGGATGCTGATGGCGGCGCGCAATCGCGCCATGAAGATCAAGACGCTGGGTATGCGCAATTCCGGCGATGTGACGGGTGACAAGTCGCGCGTGGTCGGCTATGGCGCCTGGGCGATTTATCAGGCGGATGCATCAGATATGGCTGAGGATGACGAGACTGATTTCACCAAGGCGACCGAAAATCTGATCAAGGCGCATGGGGCGGAGATGCTGGGTCTGTGTCGGCAATCGATCCTGCATGGGATCGAGACCGGGGCGCCGTTACAGGTTTCGCCTAATGAGTTTGGTCCAGAACTGTCGGCACCGGGGGCATGCTTTGTGACGCTCAAGAAAGCCGGGCAGTTGCGCGGCTGCATCGGGTCGGTAATGGCCCACGCGCCGCTTGCAACCGACCTGTGCGAGAACGCGTTCAAGGCGGCGTTCCGCGATCCGCGCTTTGCCGGGCTGGCACCAAGTGAGATCAATGATGATCTGGAGCTTTCGATTTCAGTCCTGTCGCCACCCGCCCCGTTCGCGTTTGACGGCGAGGCCGATTTGATTGGCAAGCTGACCCCGTTTGAGGACGGGATTATTTTATCTGATGGCAACCGGCGGGGATTGTTCCTGCCGCAGGTTTGGGATCAGCTGCCGGACCCGAAAGACTTTCTGGCCTACCTTAAACGCAAGGCGGGGTTGCCGATGGATCACTGGTCCCCACATATGCGCGCAGAGCGGTTTATTACCCGAGGGATTTCATCCAAAGACGTCCGCCCCAGCGGGTTCTGGGATCAGCAGGATTAA